TCAGGCGGCCCACGGGGTAGCTCAGGTCCACCCCGGTCAGGTCGTCCTCCAGCAGCGCGAGGGCCGCGTCCACGGTGTTGCCGCCCCCCGCCTCCAGCGGCACCGCGCGCGCCAGCCGGCCCACGCGGTCCCCGGCCCGTCCGCCGTCGTGGGGACCGGGCTGCAGGACCGGGTCGTCGAGGGCGGCCTGGTCGGAGTTCGCCAGGACGTGGTTGTTGGACAGGACGTACAACCCGTCCGAACCCTCGACGGTGACGAACCCGCCGAGGGTTCCGGCGGTCACGTCCTGCTGGGCGATCGAGAGCCCCGGGTGCAGCGGTCGCACCTTGCGCTGCAGCGCCTCCGGCGCCCACGTCCCGGGTTCGGTGGGGGCGCTCAGCGCCTTCACGAGCCCGATCTCGCGGATGTCGACCTCGTCCCCGGCCGCACCCGCCGCGAGGGTGCGGGCGCTGTCGGCGAGGACCGCGCCGCGGTCGCCGGAGTAGCGGACGGCGAGCCCGTAGCGGGGCCCGTCCCCTCCGCGGGAGGCGACGCTGATCCCGACGCTCGCCACGCCGGTCGGCGTCTCGAGCGAGGAGGCCTGCACGACGCCCGAGAGCAGCCGGGCCTTCAGTTCACGAGCGTTGTCGATGTGCACGAGACGTTCCCCCTGGTCGTGTCCGCTGTCATCACCCGGTGGTCCTCCGGGATGAGCACACCGTGACACCGACCTCCGACACAAGCCCTCCGAGCGACCCTCCGCACGTCCCCTGCCGACGTCACCGACGGTGGCGGTCGTCCTCGGCGCGCCGGACGCGGCGGACGTAGGTCTCGGCGCCGCCCGCCGCCGCGAGCGAGCCGACGAGCAGTCCCGCGACGAGGTCCTGCCGGTCCGTGCGCTGCTGCCCGCAGGCCGGCGCGAGGTCGCCGGTGTCCCCGAGGTCGGCGTGCACGGCCGACGTGCAGCCGTAGGGGCTGAGGGGCAGGGGGGCCATCGCCAGGACGAGCCCACCGCCGAACGCGACGGCGGAGGCGACCTGGACGGCACGGGCGAGGGCGACGTCGCGCACGGGGACGACGGTAGCGAGCGCGTTCCCCCGGCCGCTCGACCGGCCCCGCGGGACCGGTCGAGCAGTGGTTCCGGAGCCGGGTCAGGGTTTCAGGAGGACGGCGAAACCCGTCGACCGCTTCGACCGGAGGTCGACGGAGGCGACGATCCGGCCGTCCGCGACGAGCCGTTCGACCGCGGCGCGCGGCAGGCCCAGACCCTCGGCGAGCAAGCGCACCGGTCGCACGGGGATCCGCGCGGGGTTCTCCACGGCGATCTCCAGGCTGTCGCAAGGCTCCACGGTGCCCCCGGTGTCCAGGGACCAGGCGCCGTCCCAGTCGAGCGAGAACCGGTTCCGGTGCGCCGTCCCGGGGTGGCGGAGGAGTTCGGAGACGAGGTCTGGGTCGTTGCCGTGCAGGCGGTCGAGCAGCCGGGGGTCGACGGA
The sequence above is a segment of the Kineococcus endophyticus genome. Coding sequences within it:
- a CDS encoding DUF1062 domain-containing protein, which gives rise to MPTTTWAVTPTRLPLVARRCHRCPAQRSRASGRFRLNANGRLLDAWLLVLCTGCGDTANLTVFERTHVRSVDPRLLDRLHGNDPDLVSELLRHPGTAHRNRFSLDWDGAWSLDTGGTVEPCDSLEIAVENPARIPVRPVRLLAEGLGLPRAAVERLVADGRIVASVDLRSKRSTGFAVLLKP